CAACTGTAACAAACTTATTTCctaagaaaaaaagttaaatatgtCCCATCGTTTGCATAAGTTTGATATCCAGTCAAAATGGTTCTCTCTCTCAGGAACTACGACCTTTTGAGTTgtcaaatttaaatcaaaattctCCTGTAGCTTTCAATCATGTTGAGCATACGACAATCACAATGTTTATGAGAGTATTTATTTAGTTGAGATCAATAATGATCATattcattcaattttttttttagttattgcctTTGAATTGCAAATTATTGCTAAATAAGCTGTGTCCGCCTGATACTGAATTAGAGATTAGTTTTAGGGATTTCCAAATTTTGTACATTACAGATGATGGTGAACGCCAAGCTCGTATGCAGAAGGTACTTGAGAATCGTAAACGCAAGGGGAAGAGCAATGATAGCTGTCCTGTCACCATTAAAGAGGAGCCGAGTGAATCCAACATGCTTCCCGACCAGTCCGACAGCAGTTGTATGCCACATAGTATCGTGGAACTCACCCATGCAGATGTTTTCCCGATGTTTTTTCAAGACAACTTAGCTGTTGAGGAGCCTATTGTAGATCCTGAGTTCACAAGCAAGGACCCACAGCACTATCGAACAGTTTCAGCGATGGAGTACAATTTGTTCAAGTCAGCTAGCAGCATATATTTGGAAACTATGGGAGAGTTACGCTCGGATGACAAAATCCATGAAACAGATTATAAGAATTGCAATGACCTGATAAATAACTCTTCGGAAGCTGTGAAAAAACTTGTTTCATTTTGCAAGCAGATGGAAGACTTTCAGAAAGTCCCTCAAAAGGAACAGCTACTATTGCTCAAGCAGTGTGTGTTTTCTGCGATCATTATACGGTCGGCATGGTTTTACAGTATAGACAAAGATGCTTGGAACACAGCTTCAGGGGAAATATCGGCCAAAATCCTCAAAACTTTGGTGAGCTACAATCAAGTGTACGAACAGCACACAATGTTTTGTAGAAAAGTGAAAACGATGTTTAGTGATGATCCTCATTTATTCTCATTGGTCCAGCTGTTGTGTGTCTTCGATCCAATGTGCCCTAACGTTCAGAATAAGACGGCAATATCAAATCTGCATGACAAGTATCTGCTCTTGCTCAGGCATTACCTTGAGTGGAAATATTCCTTCAAGGAGACTCCTTTGATGTTCAGGGAAATTGTGAACCTTTTGGTGGAAATCAAAGACGTCGTAAAGGTCCACAACATGATCATTGTCAACTCCGATCCATCCCAAATTGAGCCTCTTATGTTGGAAATCCTTGATCTAAAATAATGATGTTGTGATTTTTGCcttacataaaattatgtacattccattagggctattccatttaaacatataaccaccGGGGGGAAGGCACATTTAAATTATGCCACCCctctacagaagcaaatttacccttgtGGGGCccaaattagcgaaaaaagacacccacctatatactatttaaataattgccttccacccgggggttatatgtttaacagGAATAGCCCTTAATAGatgtttgatgttatatttattgagaatcgatgaaattaaatatatatcaatgactttgcaattaaattatttatagacTGTTGTTtgctaaaattagaaaaaacaTTGCTAATATTTGTTTAGTCGCTTGTAAAGCATAGcagatacatacatgtaggcGTTGCTTTGTCTGGCGTCATCATGGGCGTTTACATCAGTAACTTTTGACCTGTTTTGTGTACAGTCTTCAAACTTGGAATGAACATTGTTCAA
The Mya arenaria isolate MELC-2E11 chromosome 12, ASM2691426v1 DNA segment above includes these coding regions:
- the LOC128211630 gene encoding nuclear hormone receptor HR96-like codes for the protein MSSLLSSLSGKDDTSQSSIDLESSHQLMSTGGSREMSDVSEFSGDGPNSSRNEKFPQRKRRLKSERICQVCGDKALGYNFNAMTCESCKAFFRRNALKQNTPPCLFQNNCQIDLRTRRFCPHCRLMKCFEIGMKREMILDDGERQARMQKVLENRKRKGKSNDSCPVTIKEEPSESNMLPDQSDSSCMPHSIVELTHADVFPMFFQDNLAVEEPIVDPEFTSKDPQHYRTVSAMEYNLFKSASSIYLETMGELRSDDKIHETDYKNCNDLINNSSEAVKKLVSFCKQMEDFQKVPQKEQLLLLKQCVFSAIIIRSAWFYSIDKDAWNTASGEISAKILKTLVSYNQVYEQHTMFCRKVKTMFSDDPHLFSLVQLLCVFDPMCPNVQNKTAISNLHDKYLLLLRHYLEWKYSFKETPLMFREIVNLLVEIKDVVKVHNMIIVNSDPSQIEPLMLEILDLK